AAGCGATAGTTTTGTTTGACCGCTTCCCTGTAAGCTTGCATTACGAAGTCAGTACCGGCAAAGGCGCAGACCAGCATGAGCAGAGTGGATCCGGGAAGGTGAAAGTTGGTGACCAGGGCATCCACAACCGAGAAACGATAGCCAGGGTAGATAAAAAGTTCGCTCGTCCCCTCGCCTGCCCTGACACCCTGGGTGCAGAAGGCCGACTCGAGGGTCCTGACCACTGTGGTACCTACTGCTACAACCCTTCCGCCGCCCTTCTTTACATCCTCGATCAGTTTCGCCGTATCGGACGGTACCGTGTAGTACTCACCATCCATACGGTGTTCTGTAATATCCCGGGATCTCACCGGTTGAAATGTACCCGGTCCCACATGCAGGGTGATCTTGCCGATGGGAACTCCCTTTTCCCTGATAAGCCCAAGAACATCCTCGTCAAAATGCAGGCCGGCTGTTGGAGCAGCCACCGCTCCCGGCTCACTGGCATAGACTGTCTGGTAACGCTCACTGTCAGCATCATCAGGACCATCTGCCTCCCGTCGGATATAAGGGGGAAGGGGCACTTGACCGAACTTCCAAACGGCCTCACCCAGACCGATGTCCTCACCGGTCACAGTGAATCGGTCCTTAAATCGGTCCTTTCCGCGTCTGATAATGAGGGTCGTCCCTTTTCCCAGTAAAAGCCTCTCCTCATCGCGGATATTGCGGCCGGGGCGCACAAGGCAAGGGGTCTCCTCACCTTCCACCGGGAACTTCAACAGAAAGATCTCAACCGCGCCACCGGTATCTCTCCTTGCCATGAGGCGTGCCGGAAAAACCTTCGTGTCGTTCAGGACAAGGAGATCCCCCTCCCTCAGAAAATCCGGCAGCCTGCTGAAGTTATGGTGTTCGATACTTCTCCCTTTCCGGTCCAGCCGAAGCAGCTTCGATGCCGACCTGAGATCGGCAGGCCTCTGGGCGATGAGAGAGGGGGGGAGATGATAGTCGAATAATTCGAGAGTGAGTGAGGAGTTTTTGTTCGTCATCTCCCCCCCCAGCACGCAGTACGCAGGACGCAGGACGCAGTAAAAGCGCCTATCCCACGGCACACAGCAGCATTAAGCACGCAGCACGCAGGAGAAAATCGCGCTCTGTTTGCTGTCATGCTCTGCGACTTTGGTATCAGCCGTACTGATGTCATTTTATTAACATTTATCCATATTTGCCACACAGTTAGCTCACATCTTATCACCATCATGAATAATGCGGGCTAGTAGGCGCTACGAATTTCCGCGCCTACATAGTACTTCCTCAGTATCTGCTTGTAATCCATACCCCGCAAAGCGCTTCCGCGGGCTCCCCACTGGCACAACCCAACACCGTGCCCGTAACCCTGGCCGGTGAGGATAATCCTGTCACCGGACATTCCCAGGGAGAAGCTGGTGCTCGGTAGCCGCCGGTACCCCATCTCTTTCCTGAATTCCCCGGCATCGAAAAGGACACGCCCTTTTCCTGTTTCAGCGAAAAGAGTTTGGATCCTTCCGTCCCTGGATCTCCTGTGAACACCCATGGAGCTCACCCCATCTACCCCGGGAAAAAAAGCTTTGACTGCTCTAATGATCTCACCGGCTTCCAGCGGCAGGTTCCAGCGAGCGTAGGGGGCCTCTTCACACTCTCCACAATAAACACCCTCCTGTGCCGGTTGTGCCATGCCCCACACCTCACGAGCCGAGGTTGTGTTTCCCCCGCATGAAGAGTGAAAGAATGTCTGGATCAGTTCCTCATCCTTGTACAGGACCTGTCCACGGGTCGATTTAACCGCCTCCCTTGTCCTTTCGTCCTCCGAATCAAAACCTGCGTAAACCTGGCTGGTAACATCGGTTTTAAGATCATAATAAAGGGCCTGGACCTTCATTTGATAAAGAGCGTAACTCCTGGCAGCTACCACCTGGGCCTTTACCGCGTCCATGGGCCAGGATGAATCAATCTCCCCGTTGACTACCCCCACGAGGTAGAATTCAAGGGGCATTTGGGAGACCACCATAAGTCTCCCGGCGCTTATCAGGACGGTCAGGTATCCCCTGAATGGACGGCCGCCGTACATGAGCATCCCCTTCTCGGGCTTGATCCTGTAAACCGATGCCACGACATCTGACCCATCCAGTTGGGCCCCACCCGACACTGGGCTGAAAGCCACCATCCTGATCCTGCTAATAACAGGCTTCCAGCTAGTGCTATCCTGCCTTTCAACAAGCAAAGAAGCGCCGCTGACGACTACCCTCGGGAGATTTTCATCCAGCAGAAGCCGTATTTCTGGTGAATTGTCTCCGCGAACCGGTAGCGGAGTGACAATGAGGATGGCCAGAAGGACGGTGATGACTAACGCCCGGGATAGCAATGAATTGAGGATTGAGAATTGAGAATTAAGGATTATTCTATGAGGTGGTTTTGTACTCAATTCGTAATCCTTAAATAAGGGGCTGAAGTTTCTTCAATTCTGAATACTCAATTCGTAATGGGATTTCTGCAGATGGGGATTATCCCAGCAGCCGAGACAGAGCCACCAGAGCAAGACCCGCAACAATAGCGGTAAGGCCGAAGAACCTCAGCGAGGAAGGGGGAAGTTCCAACACCTTACCCACAAGTTTTTTTACAGCCTCAGGTCCCAGAAAATAGGGCAGACCCTCGAGGATCAGAGCAAGCCCCAGGGCGGCTATGAATATGTCCCATTGAAAATTCAAGTGTAGTATCCCGTGATCCGTGATCCGTGCAAGCAAAAAACCTGCATGGTTTAATATAAAGTAATCTAATGAATATTATTTGAATACAGATTTTTTTAACTTGGTGTTACTGATTAAGGATTACCGATTACTGATCCCCGATTGCAGCTATGTACTTATATTGCACCTGTACCTGCATTCTGCTATAAGTACAATTCTGAAATTCAGCTGAAGTTATTCCACGGGGGGAAGAAATGAAAATTACATATTCAATCTGCGTTCACACTAAAAAGTAAGATTCCATGACTTTCAGCTTCGTCAATATTTTTCTGTTCATACTCGTTGCCCTTTTGGCAGGAGCACTGATCTATACGTTCAGTTACCTCCACCGCCTGAACAGGGCCTCGCAACATCCCGTAGACGAAGAAACCCTCTCTTCGATCCCCTCTTCCTCGCTGCCGGTCCTTTCAAACATTTCAAACCGCATCGCTTTGCTGTCCGAAGCCCTCACGGAACAAAAAAGGGTGGAGAGTTACCGGCAGAAGATGACAGCCATGGAAAAACAGGAGATCTCCCACCTCCTGGAGAAGGAAGCTCTCTCCAGGCAACTGGAACGTCAACTTGATGAAACCAGGCAGGCCAACCTGATGGTCTCGGGCCTCAACCAGGATCTGGAAGAGATCAATGCCAGCCTGAACGAAGCCATCAATCGCCTATCGGCCCTGAACCAGATCAGCCGGATGCTGGGATTGGAGCACGACAAGAAGCAGATCTACAGCATGGCCGTCTCCCTGCCGGTTGAACTCCTTAAAGCTGAAATCGGTCATTTGATGCTGCCGGAAGTTGAAAAGGACAACCTGGTGGTTGAGTTCTCTCTTGGACTTGCAAAGGCAAAGACCGGTACCAAACAGTCCATCCCGGTTGGTAAGGGACTCGCCGGTTGGGTGGCCTTAAACAAGAAATCCCTCCTGGTGGAAGATTTTGACAAACAGGACCGCTTTCCTTTGGTTAGCACCATGGGTTACAGGCGACGAACCGCAATTTCAGCTCCTATCATGATAAAGGACGAACTTATCGGGATTATTTCCCTTATTAACAGAAAAGACGGAACATGCTTTTCAGAAGAGGACCGGACCCTCCTCGCTACCATCGCCTCGGAAACAGCCATGGCCATTAACAACGCTTTGCTCCTCGAAAGGATACAGAGGGGTTATTTTTCCATGGTTCAATCCCTCATCGTAGCCGTTGAATCGAAGGATGTTTACACCAAGGGGCATTCGGAGCGTGTTACACAATACTCCCTGCTCATCGGCGAACAGATGGGGCTTGACATGGACCAGTTGGAGATCATACAGCAGGCCGGAGTTCTTCACGACATCGGGAAGATCACTGTTGAGTTGAGCATCCTGAACAAACCCACCTCTCTGAATAGCGGTGAGTATAATGAGATAAAGGACCATCCTCTCACTGGTTTCAGGATCCTCGAACCCATCGACTTCAGCGAGAAGATCAAAATGTGTGTCCTCCAACATCACGAGCGGATCGACGGTATGGGGTATCCCAACGGTTTCGAAAGTGAGGATATCCTGCTTGAGGCCAAGATCCTGGCCGCTGCGGACGCTTTCGACGCCATGACAACAAAACGCCCGTACCGTGACCCTCTGAGCGTCCAGGAGGCCTTGCGTGAGATAGACCGATGCTCGGGGACCCAGTTCGACCCGGAAGTCGTCGAGGTCCTGACCCGAGTGGTCCACGCTCTGACAAATTCGGGTGGGGTGGCTATCATGCAGCGATAAGGGGCAGGAGCCAGTACCCAGGAGCCAGAAGTCAGGAGAGAAAGCAGCCGCTTAAAGCGGCTTTTTTTATGCCTGTGAATGCGGCTGGTTTCTCACGCAGAACTCAGAGTAAATCTAAAAGTGGCTGTCAATTCCTAATGCCATAAAATTATAATAAATCCGGCGAAAAAGGCTGCCTTACCGCTTTTACAGAAACTGCTCATTCCCCTGTTTTCGGTTTTACCCTGTGTAACCCTGTGGTGCGGCCTTTAAATGGCCGCTCTGCGAAACTCTGCGTTAAAGCTGTTGCCGTTTTTATAGTAACCGGGATCGCTTCACATGGGTGACGGTTCGCGATGACAAGCTGGAGTGGATTCCGGGTCCCCGTTTCACTTGGCCCGGAATGACGGCACCATGAGAATATGTCTTGCTTTACCCACTGTCTCCGCGTCTGAAGCCTGTCACGC
Above is a genomic segment from bacterium containing:
- the queA gene encoding tRNA preQ1(34) S-adenosylmethionine ribosyltransferase-isomerase QueA, whose translation is MTNKNSSLTLELFDYHLPPSLIAQRPADLRSASKLLRLDRKGRSIEHHNFSRLPDFLREGDLLVLNDTKVFPARLMARRDTGGAVEIFLLKFPVEGEETPCLVRPGRNIRDEERLLLGKGTTLIIRRGKDRFKDRFTVTGEDIGLGEAVWKFGQVPLPPYIRREADGPDDADSERYQTVYASEPGAVAAPTAGLHFDEDVLGLIREKGVPIGKITLHVGPGTFQPVRSRDITEHRMDGEYYTVPSDTAKLIEDVKKGGGRVVAVGTTVVRTLESAFCTQGVRAGEGTSELFIYPGYRFSVVDALVTNFHLPGSTLLMLVCAFAGTDFVMQAYREAVKQNYRFYSYGDAMFIE
- a CDS encoding SpoIID/LytB domain-containing protein produces the protein MVAFSPVSGGAQLDGSDVVASVYRIKPEKGMLMYGGRPFRGYLTVLISAGRLMVVSQMPLEFYLVGVVNGEIDSSWPMDAVKAQVVAARSYALYQMKVQALYYDLKTDVTSQVYAGFDSEDERTREAVKSTRGQVLYKDEELIQTFFHSSCGGNTTSAREVWGMAQPAQEGVYCGECEEAPYARWNLPLEAGEIIRAVKAFFPGVDGVSSMGVHRRSRDGRIQTLFAETGKGRVLFDAGEFRKEMGYRRLPSTSFSLGMSGDRIILTGQGYGHGVGLCQWGARGSALRGMDYKQILRKYYVGAEIRSAY
- a CDS encoding DUF2065 domain-containing protein codes for the protein MNFQWDIFIAALGLALILEGLPYFLGPEAVKKLVGKVLELPPSSLRFFGLTAIVAGLALVALSRLLG
- a CDS encoding HD domain-containing protein, with product MTFSFVNIFLFILVALLAGALIYTFSYLHRLNRASQHPVDEETLSSIPSSSLPVLSNISNRIALLSEALTEQKRVESYRQKMTAMEKQEISHLLEKEALSRQLERQLDETRQANLMVSGLNQDLEEINASLNEAINRLSALNQISRMLGLEHDKKQIYSMAVSLPVELLKAEIGHLMLPEVEKDNLVVEFSLGLAKAKTGTKQSIPVGKGLAGWVALNKKSLLVEDFDKQDRFPLVSTMGYRRRTAISAPIMIKDELIGIISLINRKDGTCFSEEDRTLLATIASETAMAINNALLLERIQRGYFSMVQSLIVAVESKDVYTKGHSERVTQYSLLIGEQMGLDMDQLEIIQQAGVLHDIGKITVELSILNKPTSLNSGEYNEIKDHPLTGFRILEPIDFSEKIKMCVLQHHERIDGMGYPNGFESEDILLEAKILAAADAFDAMTTKRPYRDPLSVQEALREIDRCSGTQFDPEVVEVLTRVVHALTNSGGVAIMQR